A genomic region of Drosophila kikkawai strain 14028-0561.14 chromosome X, DkikHiC1v2, whole genome shotgun sequence contains the following coding sequences:
- the Cyp28c1 gene encoding probable cytochrome P450 28c1, with amino-acid sequence MFGSLLLGIATLLGLLYGFLVSTFGHWRRRGVLEPRVRPLLGSFPNIIFPRQHFTMDMRDLYMQYRDSESYLGCYLLRSPKLLVLEPRLIYEIFVSAFRHFEDNDASQMVDTAKDRLIALNPFVLEGDEWRRQRAIFSTLLTNGRIRTTHAIMQRVCRDLCDYIKWKAPSGKDLDAVDLGLRFTGESLFDCVLGIQARTFTESPLPVMRHNQEMSAENRGLAIAGAVCGLFPNLPRRLRPKVFPRSFDRFFGHMISKALRLRRGQRLERNDFINHLLEMQREHSLSEEDMASHAMTFMFDGLDTTSNSIAHCLLLLGRYPECQQRLFEELQQANPSGQLLDLDALIDLPFLSACFDESMRIYPAAGWASKTCTREYELRGRHHSVPLKVRPGDKLMIPVYALHHDPDYYPEPEVFRPDRFLDGGLKSYKQQGVFFGFGNGPRQCVGMRLGLALAKAALAAIVQRFQVLVSPRTLPGIELDPHIFVGVHKGGIWLQFVERERR; translated from the exons ATGTTCGGTTCGCTGCTGCTGGGTATTGCTACACTGCTGGGCCTGCTGTACGGCTTCCTGGTGTCCACCTTCGGGCACTGGCGCCGGCGGGGTGTTCTAGAGCCACGTGTCCGGCCGCTGCTGGGTTCATTTcccaatattatttttccacgCCAGCACTTTACCATGGACATGCGGGATCTGTACAT GCAATATCGTGACTCGGAGAGCTACCTGGGTTGCTACCTGCTGCGTTCCCCAAAGCTGCTGGTTTTGGAACCGCGGCTCATCTACGAGATCTTTGTGAGTGCCTTTCGTCACTTCGAGGACAACGACGCCTCCCAGATGGTGGACACAGCCAAGGACCGGCTGATTGCCCTCAATCCCTTTGTGCTCGAGGGCGATGAGTGGCGTCGACAGCGGGCCATCTTCTCCACTTTGCTGACCAACGGACGCATCCGCACCACGCACGCCATCATGCAGCGCGTCTGCCGGGATCTCTGTGACTACATCAAGTGGAAGGCACCCAGCGGCAAGGACCTGGATGCCGTTGAT CTTGGCCTGCGCTTCACGGGCGAATCCCTGTTCGACTGCGTCCTGGGCATCCAAGCGCGCACCTTTACCGAGAGTCCCCTCCCAGTGATGCGGCATAACCAGGAGATGTCTGCCGAGAACCGAGGATTGGCCATTGCCGGCGCCGTCTGCGGGCTGTTCCCGAACCTGCCGCGCCGCCTGCGTCCCAAGGTGTTTCCTCGCTCCTTTGACCGCTTCTTTGGCCACATGATCAGCAAGGCTTTGCGTCTGCGTCGTGGCCAGCGGCTGGAGCGGAACGACTTCATCAATCACCTGCTGGAGATGCAGCGGGAGCACAGCCTTAGCGAGGAGGACATGGCCTCCCATGCCATGACCTTTATGTTTGATGGACTGGACACCACCTCCAACAGCATTGCCCACTGTCTGCTGCTG CTCGGACGATATCCGGAGTGCCAGCAACGCCTGTTCGAGGAACTGCAGCAGGCGAATCCCAGCGGACAGCTGCTTGATTTGGACGCACTGATCGATCTGCCCTTCCTCAGTGCCTGCTTTGATG AGAGCATGCGCATCTATCCCGCCGCCGGCTGGGCCTCGAAGACCTGCACCCGGGAGTACGAGCTGCGGGGCAGGCATCATTCGGTACCCCTCAAGGTGCGACCTGGCGACAAGCTGATGATTCCCGTGTACGCTCTGCACCACGATCCGGACTACTACCCAGAGCCGGAGGTATTCCGGCCGGATCGTTTCCTGGACGGCGGATTGAAGAGCTACAAACAGCAGGGCGTGTTCTTTGGCTTCGGCAACGGGCCGAGGCAGTGCGTCGGCATGCGTCTGGGCCTGGCCCTGGCCAAGGCCGCCTTGGCGGCCATTGTGCAGCGCTTCCAGGTGCTGGTCAGCCCGCGTACCCTGCCGGGCATCGAGCTGGATCCGCACATCTTTGTGGGCGTCCACAAGGGCGGCATCTGGCTGCAGTTTGTGGAAAGGGAGAGGAGGTAG
- the LOC108083364 gene encoding uncharacterized protein: protein MRRLVSSCCHGPFFGYKTSGWVTRFIIDRLDIEGSSTTNVKMNFFGAFIALAICALCGLTQADISLKLRQQQQQQQQQFQESNYGNSGYQIFEVHNHFAGKGPAYLPPQEQVHQQQQQVPVQVQVQAQALAPSLAHGHDDSLAVSFLNFADAPAPTPAASASPVAVPFPSNYQHDFQRQEAAPVAAPVAAPVPASIPAPAAFSGQSYLPPTVQSQPQVVPQQQQQQQYLAPTVAQEVSQPVSNYQAPDYLPPTATPISYQQQPQQQPQQQPLQQPQQVFQGPTYLPPVSSTASSSSSGISSVGISSTTSVQAQSTAEYQAPGYLPPQQQVQQVQQVQQVQQVQHQQQHQQISVQEQAQEYQAPGYLPPGYDYSNPDQLPLSLTQTVAPQQSVSSVQSVASVQSVSTVQQASGEYRAPGYLPPGYDEPRPQVQTQIQAQPQISYQQPQVQVQHQQVQQQQVTVAAPTQATVSHPGALPDGYDFIKPDNAEAAIAELHSLQTQTKLLKQQQEQQLLLQQQQQQQQQQQQQQQQQQQQEHHHHHHNQQQQQVIVQSQLQVSQQQQGADIVYGRPKAQAQPVAPQHFTAPGYLPPSTAPALAPVPVSAPAPVPVSIPAPAPLPAPASAPVSVSVSSSYQHHHHQQQQQQYRASGYLPPAPAPAPIHVAAPAPAPVHVTAPAPAPIHVATPAPSPVHVAAPAPAPVHVPAPAPVRIAAPAPAPIALPAPAPTQVTHIHSLRSYMNTVQPFARYAQPVSVRQQQHQHHVHHQVQQQHQHQHHQQVIEVAPMYREQSKRPRFYAPAFVSSAVPRQAAPQPQQHLHHHYHRVVQSQKLQPIPVSIPAPAPTLSFKAQQSLQKFMPKDVQVAVNVAMAATAPVAAPPSLRGSSRVRTVQIVKPHATRTFKVLETLDQAGVKTIKILGASNEQPQGRHHVVKVVTQNAHSGAESHVQTVKIFDDQAPLRLQAQPQIGGGAAYLPPARPRTRIVRQASKPLRLYPVASL, encoded by the exons ATGCGCAGACTAGTTTCGAGCTGCTGCCATGGGCCCTTCTTTGGATATAAAACCAGCGGTTGGGTCACTAGGTTCATCATTGATCGGTTGGACATCGAGGGCTCAAGCACGACCAACGTGAAGATGAAT TTCTTTGGCGCCTTTATTGCGCTCGCCATCTGCGCGCTCTGTGGATTAACCCAAGCGGATATATCGCTCAAGctccggcagcagcagcagcagcagcagcagcagttccagGAGAGCAACTATGGCAACTCCGGCTACCAGATCTTCGAGGTGCACAACCACTTTGCGGGCAAGGGTCCGGCCTATCTGCCGCCCCAGGAGCAGgtccatcagcagcagcagcaggttcCGGTTCAGGTTCAGGTTCAGGCCCAGGCTTTAGCTCCATCGCTGGCCCATGGCCATGATGACAGCTTGGCTGTGTCCTTCTTGAACTTTGCCGATGCCCCTGCCCCTACTCCCGCTGCATCTGCTTCTCCAGTGGCCGTCCCCTTCCCCTCCAACTACCAGCATGACTTCCAGCGCCAGGAGGCAGCTCCAGTTGCAGCGCCAGTTGCTGCTCCAGTTCCAGCTTCTATTCCTGCTCCAGCTGCTTTTAGTGGCCAAAGCTACTTGCCGCCCACGGTGCAGTCTCAGCCCCAAGTGgttccccagcagcagcagcagcaacaataccTGGCTCCCACCGTTGCCCAGGAGGTTTCCCAGCCTGTTTCCAATTACCAGGCACCGGATTACCTTCCGCCAACAGCCACGCCTATAAGctaccagcagcagcctcagcagcagccacagcagcagcctctTCAGCAGCCTCAGCAGGTATTCCAGGGACCCACTTACCTGCCTCCAGTGAGTAGcacggccagcagcagcagcagtggcatcAGCAGCGTGGGAATCAGCAGCACTACTTCCGTCCAGGCTCAGAGCACGGCCGAGTATCAAGCTCCTGGCTATCTACCACCCCAGCAGCAAGTCCAGCAAGTTCAGCAAGTGCAGCAAGTGCAGCAGgtgcaacatcagcagcaacatcagcaaatTTCCGTGCAGGAGCAGGCTCAGGAGTACCAGGCTCCTGGATATCTGCCACCTGGCTATGACTACTCCAATCCCGACCAGCTGCCATTGTCGCTGACCCAAACCGTGGCCCCCCAGCAGAGTGTTTCCTCCGTGCAGAGTGTCGCCTCCGTTCAGAGTGTCTCCACCGTGCAACAGGCTTCCGGGGAGTATCGTGCCCCTGGCTACCTGCCACCTGGCTACGATGAGCCACGTCCTCAGGTCCAGACTCAGATTCAGGCACAGCCACAGATCTCCTACCAGCAGCCACAGGTTCAGGTGCAGCACCagcaggtgcagcagcagcaggtaaCCGTCGCTGCTCCCACACAGGCTACAGTGAGTCATCCCGGCGCCTTGCCCGATGGCTATGACTTCATCAAGCCTGATAATGCAGAGGCAGCTATTGCCGAGCTGCACAGCCTCCAGACGCAGACCAAGTTGCTCAAGCaacagcaggagcaacagttgctgctccaacagcagcagcaacagcagcagcagcaacaacagcagcagcagcagcagcagcaacaggagcatcaccatcaccatcataaccagcagcagcagcaggtcatTGTCCAGTCCCAGTTGCAGgtgtcgcagcagcagcagggcgcTGACATCGTCTATGGTCGCCCCAAGGCCCAGGCACAGCCAGTGGCACCTCAGCACTTTACGGCTCCGGGTTACCTGCCCCCATCCACTGCTCCGGCATTGGCTCCGGTTCCTGTTTCTGCACCTGCACCTGTGCCAGTTTCTattccagctccagctcccttGCCAGCTCCAGCTTCGGCTCCAGTCTCTGTTTCCGTTTCCAGCTCTTACCAGCATcaccatcatcagcagcagcaacaacaatatagAGCTTCCGGTTACCTGCccccagctcctgctcctgcacccatccatgTGGCAGCCCCTGCTCCTGCACCCGTCCATGTGACAGCCCCTgctcctgcacccatccatgTGGCAACTCCTGCTCCGTCTCCTGTCCATGtggcagctcctgctcctgcacccGTCCATGTGCCAGCTCCTGCGCCTGTTCGCATTGCAGCTCCTGCGCCCGCTCCTATTGCCCTGCCTGCCCCTGCGCCCACCCAAGTGACCCACATCCACTCCCTGAGAAGCTACATGAACACCGTGCAGCCCTTCGCTCGCTATGCACAGCCTGTGAGTGttcgccagcagcagcaccagcaccatgTCCATCAccaggtgcagcagcagcatcagcatcagcaccaTCAACAGGTGATCGAGGTGGCGCCCATGTACCGTGAGCAGTCCAAGCGTCCCCGCTTTTATGCTCCCGCCTTCGTGAGCAGCGCTGTGCCCCGCCAGGCAGCCCCGCAGCCCCAGCAGCACCTGCACCATCACTACCACCGCGTGGTGCAGAGCCAGAAGCTGCAGCCCATTCCCGTCTCCATCCCAGCGCCAGCGCCCACGCTGAGCTTCAAGGCACAGCAGTCGCTGCAAAAGTTCATGCCCAAGGATGTCCAGGTTGCGGTTAATGTGGCCATGGCGGCCACTGCCCCGGTGGCGGCTCCTCCCTCGCTGCGCGGCAGCTCCCGGGTGCGAACCGTTCAGATTGTGAAGCCCCATGCGACGCGCACCTTCAAGGTGCTGGAGACCCTCGACCAGGCGGGCGTCAAGACCATTAAGATTTTGGGAGCCAGCAATGAGCAGCCTCAGGGCCGGCATCATGTGGTCAAGGTGGTCACCCAGAATGCGCACAGCGGTGCCGAGAGTCATGTCCAGACGGTGAAGATCTTCGATGACCAGGCGCCGCTCAGGCTTCAGGCGCAGCCCCAGATTGGTGGTGGCGCCGCCTACCTGCCGCCGGCGCGTCCCAGGACCAGGATCGTCCGCCAGGCCAGCAAGCCGCTGCGTCTGTATCCCGTGGCCAGCCTGTGA
- the p24-1 gene encoding transmembrane emp24 domain-containing protein 3, with protein sequence MAQSRYQRTQILLALGVVVALMQCVAAVEFTFDLADNAEDCFYEEIKKNSSAYFEFQVSAGGQLDVDVTLKDPQGKVIYSLDRATFDSHQFTAEISGVYTACFGNQFSAFSHKIVYVDFQVGEEPALPGVDEHATVLTQMETSSQAIHKGLNEILDAQTHHRLREAQGRKRAEDLNQRVMVWSSLETAAVVLIGLVQILVLRNFFTDRKPSQAHYGRL encoded by the coding sequence ATGGCCCAAAGTCGGTACCAACGCACACAGATTCTGCTCGCCCTGGGCGTCGTGGTGGCCCTGATGCAGTGCGTCGCCGCTGTGGAGTTCACCTTCGACCTGGCCGACAATGCGGAGGACTGCTTCTACGAGGAAATCAAAAAGAACTCGAGCGCCTACTTCGAGTTCCAGGTGTCCGCCGGCGGTCAGCTGGACGTGGACGTGACCCTGAAGGATCCGCAGGGCAAGGTCATCTACAGCCTGGACCGGGCTACGTTCGATAGCCACCAGTTCACTGCAGAGATATCGGGCGTATATACGGCCTGCTTCGGCAACCAATTCTCGGCCTTCTCGCACAAGATCGTCTACGTGGACTTCCAGGTGGGCGAGGAACCGGCGCTCCCGGGCGTCGACGAGCATGCCACCGTGCTCACCCAGATGGAGACCTCGTCGCAGGCGATCCACAAGGGCCTCAACGAGATCCTCGATGCCCAGACGCATCACAGGCTGCGCGAGGCGCAGGGTCGCAAGCGGGCCGAGGATCTCAATCAGCGCGTGATGGTGTGGTCGTCGCTGGAGACGGCCGCCGTCGTGCTCATCGGTCTCGTCCAGATTCTGGTGCTGCGCAACTTCTTTACGGACCGCAAACCCAGCCAGGCGCACTACGGCCGTCTGTAG
- the LOC108083600 gene encoding nudC domain-containing protein 1, which translates to MSAVELSVDRNLVCSNFDGYKLSFDPVPVFREELPVRPSKLDPSWNEYSRLLGELFARHNLLCVDPWMRHNTYFINAQHQVMQCIYDPQIGHTLGLRVVYTIEKLDHGDGHSQMSGDYNYSMCFVSERFSVICDGISTYHLLDTGDRSRISTDQWQLVTRTPVDKESGTRGYIMYDARLDVVQERKQISLVAGHVSRRETWISYLDIIWGQLAFNQDINEWKYTIRQRLQTTGSLQYCAFEPRAESLILASNRKIETREEAEAAATVAATTPLATLHRPMLNGHDVAATEDAEDDRGVRMYTWNQSNSDLILRFPLPETATIADITIRCTSTTVEVIYLEQVLLTGELYQPVLPDSLVSVVEASALHMSLDKQTEQDRWPRLLKGDGDDGVEEDVGGPPSTAGLPIPNLEDPIEECDLGNPDDDNKIVRFNLPENKITHTIFLGSQPLLFVTNIRPGFPAAFATRQGVDASVWLQVYQPSRPDEWGVRHVGQLNAMGYVQASKENHKFTACCPEFEYSVICEGRRNVLVYHSRHESAEGLRKRNGPPVVVGKQNLITIDYEHGDILGVATASNVITILTEGALLHLQL; encoded by the exons ATGTCGGCCGTGGAGCTTTCTGTGGACCGCAATCTCGTTTGCTCCAACTTCGACGGCTATAAGCTGTCCTTCGACCCGGTGCCGGTTTTCCGCGAGGAGTTGCCTGTGAGGCCGTCGAAGCTGGATCCTAGTTGGAATGAATACTCTCGGCTCCTCGGGGAGCTCTTTGCTCGCCACAACCTTCTGTGCGTGGACCCGTGGATGCGCCACAACACCTACTTTATTAACGCGCAGCACCAGGTGATGCAGTGCATCTACGATCCGCAGATCGGGCATACCCTTGGCCTGCGCGTCGTCTACACCATTGAGAAATTAGATCACGGCGACGGCCACTCTCAAATGTCCGGCGACTACAACTACTCCATGTGCTTCGTCTCGGAACGCTTCTCTGTGATCTGCGACGGCATTTCCACCTACCATTTGCTGGACACCGGTGATCGCTCTCGCATCTCCACCGACCAATGGCAATTGGTCACCCGCACGCCGGTGGACAAAGAGAGCGGCACGCGCGGTTACATCATGTATGATGCCCGGCTGGATGTGGTGCAGGAACGTAAGCAGATCTCCCTGGTGGCTGGTCATGTGTCGCGTCGCGAAACATGGATAAGCTACCTGGACATCATATGGGGCCAATTGGCCTTTAACCAAGATATCAACGAATGGAAATATACGATCCGCCAGCGGTTGCAAACAACCGGATCCCTGCAATACTGCGCCTTTGAGCCGCGCGCCGAATCCCTAATTCTGGCCAGCAATCGCAAGATTGAGACGCGCGAAGAGGCCGAGGCCGCCGCAACAGTTGCAGCCACCACTCCTCTTGCTACTCTTCATCGTCCGATGCTGAATGGTCACGACGTAGCGGCTACCGAAGATGCCGAGGATGACCGCGGCGTTAGAATGTACACCTGGAACCAGTCAAATAGCGATTTGATACTCCGCTTTCCTCTGCCCGAGACCGCCACGATTGCCGACATCACCATTCGCTGCACATCGACCACTGTCGAGGTAATCTACTTGGAGCAGGTGCTGCTGACAGGCGAACTGTACCAGCCCGTTCTCCCCGACTCCCTTGTCTCGGTGGTGGAGGCAAGTGCTCTCCACATGAGCCTGGACAAGCAGACGGAGCAAGATAGATGGCCACGGCTGCTCAAGGGAGACGGTGATGACGGTGTCGAGGAGGATGTGGGGGGACCGCCAAGTACTGCCGGGTTGCCAATACCAAATCTGGAGGATCCCATTGAGGAGTGCGACCTGGGTAACCCGGATGATGACAATAAGATAG TGCGCTTTAACCTGCCAGAGAACAAAATAACACACACCATCTTCCTGGGCAGCCAGCCGTTGCTCTTCGTCACCAATATCCGCCCAGGATTTCCGGCAGCCTTCGCCACTCGTCAGGGCGTGGACGCCTCCGTGTGGCTGCAGGTGTACCAGCCCAGCCGACCGGACGAGTGGGGTGTGCGACACGTGGGCCAGCTGAACGCCATGGGCTACGTGCAGGCCTCAAAGGAGAATCACAAGTTCACCGCTTGCTGCCCGGAGTTTGAGTACTCCGTAATATGTGAGGGCCGGCGGAACGTGCTCGTCTACCACTCCCGCCACGAGTCCGCCGAGGGGCTGCGCAAGCGCAACGGTCCGCCCGTCGTCGTTGGAAAACAGAACCTCATTACAATCGACTATGAGCACGGCGATATCCTGGGCGTCGCCACGGCCAGCAATGTTATAACGATTCTAACAGAAGGCGCCTTGCTCCACCTGCAGCTCTGA